A region of Aquila chrysaetos chrysaetos chromosome 13, bAquChr1.4, whole genome shotgun sequence DNA encodes the following proteins:
- the NTPCR gene encoding cancer-related nucleoside-triphosphatase isoform X2, with product MSKHVFLTGPPGVGKTTLIQKVTQALKSSGISIDGFYTEEVREGGRRTGFDVVTLSGKRGPLSRVSSDSSTSRREYRVGQYVVDLVSFEQLVLPMLRNVNHGSDAEKKICVIDEIGKMELFSQPFIQAVRQTLTGSGTVVLGTIPIPKGKPLDLVEEIRSRKDVKVFNVSKENRNSILQDILAAVESCRK from the exons ATGTCCAAGCACGTTTTTCTCACAGGACCCCCAG ggGTTGGAAAGACTACTTTGATCCAGAAAGTCACTCAAGCTCTAAAATCCTCAGGCATCTCCATTGATGGATTTTACACAGAGGAAGTTAGAGAAGGTGGCAGGAGAACAGGATTTGATGTTGTCACTTTGTCTGGAAAACGAGGACCTTTATCTAGAGTCAG ttctgATTCTTCTACTTCAAGACGTGAATATCGGGTCGGACAGTATGTTGTAGACCTTGTTTCATTCGAGCAGTTGGTTCTACCTATGCTGAGAAAT GTAAACCATGGCAgtgatgcagagaaaaaaatctgtgtcatAGATGAGATCGGTAAAATGGAACTCTTCAGCCAGCCTTTTATTCAAGCTGTTCGTCAAACACTGACTGGCTCAGGGACCGTGGTGCTTGGAACTATTCCAATACCTAAGGGGAAGCCACTGGATCTTGTTGAAGAAATAAGAAGTAGGAAAGATGTTAAAGTGTTCAAT gttagtaaggaaaacagaaacagcattttgcaaGACATCTTGGCAGCTGTAGAAtcctgcagaaaatga
- the NTPCR gene encoding cancer-related nucleoside-triphosphatase isoform X1, whose product MSGRAGGADTFRAPLRVSAAAREARPPLSASPQAEGEGQGRSEGAVQRGDPASRAASGGGEGGARAAAPLRHVQARFSHRTPSSDSSTSRREYRVGQYVVDLVSFEQLVLPMLRNVNHGSDAEKKICVIDEIGKMELFSQPFIQAVRQTLTGSGTVVLGTIPIPKGKPLDLVEEIRSRKDVKVFNVSKENRNSILQDILAAVESCRK is encoded by the exons ATGTcaggcagggccgggggggcgGACACCTTCCGAGCTCCGCTCCGCGTTAGCGCGGCCGCCCGCGAAGCACGGCCCCCGCTCAGCGCTTCCCCGCAGGCAGAAGGCGAAGGGCAGGGGCGGAGCGAAGGGGCGGTGCAGCGCGGCGATCCCGCCAGCCGGGCCGCGTcgggtgggggagagggaggagcgCGGGCTGCCGCTCCCCTCCGCCATGTCCAAGCACGTTTTTCTCACAGGACCCCCAG ttctgATTCTTCTACTTCAAGACGTGAATATCGGGTCGGACAGTATGTTGTAGACCTTGTTTCATTCGAGCAGTTGGTTCTACCTATGCTGAGAAAT GTAAACCATGGCAgtgatgcagagaaaaaaatctgtgtcatAGATGAGATCGGTAAAATGGAACTCTTCAGCCAGCCTTTTATTCAAGCTGTTCGTCAAACACTGACTGGCTCAGGGACCGTGGTGCTTGGAACTATTCCAATACCTAAGGGGAAGCCACTGGATCTTGTTGAAGAAATAAGAAGTAGGAAAGATGTTAAAGTGTTCAAT gttagtaaggaaaacagaaacagcattttgcaaGACATCTTGGCAGCTGTAGAAtcctgcagaaaatga